The genomic window AAACTGTAGTTAGAAATGAAGTTGAATTGACCAATTATAAAATGGTAAAAGGATTGATGTAGCAAATTTTGAAGTATTATGGTTTGCCAGGAATTATTTTTAGCCGGAAGCAAACGTTTAACAAAGTAAAGTGTGTATGTTTGAGTTGGATATTGGTAGCGCCAGTGCATTAAGTAACGAGTGTCGAAATTTGATGGAATGCATTTCCAGTACTATGTAAAAACAAAAAACGTGATATGTCAACAGAAATTAGTATAACAACACCTGATTGTGAAATTGTTAGTTCTCGGGTTTTTAATGTTTCAAGAGAGCTTCTTTTTCGTGCTTGGTCAGACCCTGCCTATCTGCAAAAATGGTGGGGACCTGCAGGGTTTACCAATACGTTTAATGAATTTGATTTTCGAGTTGGTGGCAAGTGGAGTTTTATAATGCACGGACCTGACAAAGGAAATTATGCTAATGAATGTGAGTTTATAAAAATTGTTGCTCCTTCGTTAATAGCCTGGAAGCGGTATTCAAAGCCACTTTTTCAAGTAGTTGCTACTTTTGAAGAAGTGTCGGTAGCGAAGACACAGCTTGTTTTTAAAATGCTTTTTAATACAGCAGAGGAGTGTAGAAAAGTGAAAATATTTGCAGTTGAAAAAAACGAAGAGAATTTTGACAGACTTGAAGTTGTATTAGCTAAAATGACAGTTTAATCAAGAAACACTACATGTGAAATGAAATAGATTGTTTACATCTTACAATCGCATTAATCAACAACATACACGACATACACTAAAATTTGGGAAACACAATTAATAAAAAGCTATTTGGGCTAGATCATTTGCGGGCAGTAGCCATTTTATTTGTTTTCTTTTTTCACTATTTCATATTGAGTAATGCCACACTTAAATGGCTACCTAATTTTTTAAAATTTGGATGGACAGGTGTAGATTTATTCTTTGTATTAAGTGGATTTCTAATTTCAGTGCAGCTCTTTCTTCCTATTAAACTAAATCAAGCTATTCCCATTAAACAGTTTTTCCTGAAACGTTTTTTTAGAATTATTCCCTTGTATTTGGTAGTTGTGTGTATTTACTTTTGCATGCCGTTTTTTCGGGAGAAAGAAAATTTACCACCATTGTGGAAGTTTCTAACATTCACTCAAAACATTGGCTTGGATTTAAATGCCTTTGGTGCATTTTCTCATGCATGGTCGCTTTGTGTTGAAGAACATTTCTATTTATTATTTCCATTTATTTTATTTTTACTCCATTATACCGGACTGCTCAAAAGAGCCTACTGGCTTGTGCTAGCCATATTCCTGTTGGGCTTTGCAACCCGATTTTATAGTTTTACTCAATTGTATATTCCTAGAATCGGCCAAGAAAACGGCTGGATGTATTGGTACAAGCACATATATTACCCAACATACAATCGCTTAGATGGAATTTTAGTGGGTGTTTCAATTGCGGCAGTTTATGTTTTTCTTCCCAATGTGTGGAATAGAATACGTAATTATGGAAATTTTATTTTTGGCTTTGGGTTGCTGATTTTAGCAGGATGCTATTTTTTGTGTTATGATAAAACCGCTTTTAATGCCTCCATATTCGGGTTTCCTTTAATTGCAATTGGATATGGCTTTGTAGTTGCTGCTGCAGTAAGCGAAACAAGTTTTCTTTACAAATGGAATTCAAGACTAACAACGTTTATTGCAACAATTTCTTATTCAGTTTATTTGACACACAAAGGGGTAATTCATTTAACACTTACATTTTTAAGCGACTATGTAATGCATAATAATGTACGACTTTTGATTTGTATGATAACATGTATAAGCTTTGCCTACTTATTGCATTTTATTGTAGAAAGACCTTTTATGAAGTGGAGAAGTAGAATGATTGAAGCAAAATAGAATTGGATTTTTAGGAGGAGTGGCTCTTGAAAATCATTTATATCTTTGGTTGTATAGCTATGAAAAAATCAATTGCAATTATAGGGAGCGGTCCTGCATCGCTTATTTTGGCAGCAACCCTTGATGAAGCGCTTTTTGATATTGTAGTATACGAACGCAATTTTGCTCCGGCCCGAAAATTTTTAGTTGCAGGAGATGGAGGCTTTAACTTAACGCATTCCGAAGACATGGAGCAATTGATTACCCGTTATACTCCGTCCATTTATTTAGAAAAGTGTCTTCGGTCTTTTACCAATATTGATTTGCAAAAATGGCTTAAACAATTACACATTGAGACATTTATAGGTTCGAGCAAAAGAGTATTTCCTGTGAAGGGAATCAAACCAATTGATGTATTGAATGCCATTTTATATAAATTAAAAAGTAGAAACGTTCGTATAAATACAAAACACGAATGGAAAGGATGGAACAACAAGAACGAATTGCTGTTTAGAAATGAGGAAAAGGAATTTGTCGTAAATCATGATATTGTTGTATTTGCACTTGGCGGTGCCAGCTGGAGCAAAACAGGAAGTGACGGAAAATGGACAGCTTATTTTAACGAGAAAGGAATTGAAACAATTCCGTTTCAACCATCCAATTGCGCATTTGCAATTAATTGGGATAAGGATTTTATAGCAAAAGCAGAAGGGCAGCCTCTTAAAAATATTTCTGTAATGTGTAGTAAAAAGGAAAAGAAAGGCGAAATAGTGTTAACTCAATTTGGCGTGGAGGGTGGTGCTGTGTATGCATTAAGTCCTGAAATTCGCAAGCAGCTGGAGGAGAATACTACAGCCACCATTTTTATCGATTTAAAACCAACCTTAACCAAAGAAACTATTTTTGAGAAGCTGAATAGTGCGATGAATAGGACGATTTCAAAAACATTGCAAAATGAAATTAAACTAAATGAACTTCAAATCGCATTGCTGAAATCTGTTTTGCCGAAAGAGGATTTTGTAAATCCAATAAATTTGGCACTTAGGATAAAACAATTGCCATTGTTAATTACTCGAATGGCTTCAATAGAAGATGCAATATCAACAGTGGGCGGGATTGCATTACAGGAAACAGATGAGAATTTTCAATTGACAAAATTACCTAATCATTATGCAATAGGGGAAATGCTTAACTGGGATGCACCAACAGGTGGCTATTTGCTACAAGCATGTTTTAGCATGGGATATTATCTTGCTAATCTACTGAATGCGAAAAATAACTAGTGTTTGTATGGTGTTGTTATTAGTAGGGCATACTTACAAAATAACAACTCCTCAAATCCAGTGGCGATCTAATCTGTAGCTCGTTGTAAAAATTTATTTAACGGCTGCATCGCTTTAAATATTTTAGATGCAATCGAAATAAATTTAGTGTTAAGCACCTCGTCATCTTTTAATTGGTGTACCACGATAAAGCTTTTGTGTTTAATCAACTCTATGGCGGGATTGTCTTTTGCATAGCCTCTTGGCAGCGAAGTAAGTTTGTCTGAATCATCCAGCTTGCCAAAGTAGGAGACAAAATCTTTGTTCGAGATAATCTTTTTAAACTCCATAAAGTTGTAATCAATCTCTTGTCTAACAGCAGCAAGTCTGTCAGACGGAGGCATGTACATACCTCCGGCTAAAAAGGAATTTCCCGGTTCAATGTGCAAATAATATCCGGGAATCATCGACTTTTTACCTCCCGGATTAATGCTAGCACCAATAGTGGTTTTGTAAGGGCTTTTATCTTTTGAAAAACGAACATCTCTATTAATCCTAAATAAACATTGCTTAGGAGTTAATCCGGCAACTTGTGGTTCAAACTTTGACAATTCAGAAATTAATTTTTCAACTAGAACTGACACTTCCGCTTTGGTTGCTTCATAGGTTGCACGATTCTTGTCAAACCATTCTTTATTATTGTTCTTTTTAAGTTGCTTTAAAAAATCGAATGTTTTTTTTGTCACCATATTAGTTTTTTTTGAGGCTAGAATATATTTCCATGCTAATTATCTTTAAGATGGAATAAACTGGGACAGCCAATATCATACCGGTAATGCCAAATAAATTGCCGGCTGCAATTAATACAATAAAAATTTCTAAAGGATGTGCCTTTACGCTATTCGAAAAAATATACGGTTGAAGAAACATATTGTCGATAAATTGCACTACAGCAAAAATTCCTGCAACTTTAATAATAAGAATATACCATTCTGTATAAAAATCTAAGTATGTATTTGTTGTTAGAGCAATAACGCATGCAATGGCTGACGAAAAAACAGGACCTATATAAGGTACAATGTTTAATAGCCCTCCAATAAAGGCCAGCAATAGCGCATTGTCAATGCCAAAAATGCTTAATGCAATGAAAAGTAGTATTCCGGTTGCTAAGTTTTCAATTATTATTCCAATTAGGTAGCGTGTTAATAGTTTCTTGGCATGCACAATAACGGAATCAATTTGCCCATGATATGTTTTTGGGAAAACAGTTTTAAAAAAAATATTGATAAGGTTTTCTTCATTTAAAAAATAAAATGTCATGAAGCTGATGGTGAAGATGGCAACAAAAAAATTGCCAATTGTAGAAACAATATTGTTAAGCGTATCTGTTATCCAGGAAAAACTTAGTAGTTCCCTTATTTTTATGGTTACAAATTCTTGAACACTTGTTTTCTCAAGTTCTTTAATATTTAAGTTTTGAGCAAAGTATTCAATACGTTTTATAGGTTCGCCTAATCGTTCGGTAATATCTGTAACAGAAAGGGACGATATTAATTTAATTTCATTTACGACTAAGGGAATAAATAAAGTAAATGTGCCAAAAAAGAAAATTAGCAAAACCAATAAAGCAATTAGTGAAGCAACTGATTCGGGTAGAATATTTTTTTTGAAATTAATTTTTAATACAAACTGTTTAATGGGCCTCCCAATAATAGACATCAAGAATGCAATAAATAGGTAAAGAACAATACTTGGAAATACAAGAGTTGCAGCTATACATACTAATAAAATGATAAAGCTTATGATGTTGTTTTGAGAGATATTCATGTAGAGTAAATATACTCAACAAAGTTTGAAATAAATTAAGCATCTACGTATTTTCTGTTTAAATTTAGAGTATAGATAACGAAAAGTAAACACAAGGTGGATTCATTAACGCATATTGTTTTAGGAGCATCTCTTGGGGAACTCATTGCAGGAAAGAAACTTGGTAAGAAAGCTATGCTGATTGGCGCTTTGGCAGATACCATTCCTGATTTTGATGTGTTTGCCAATCCCTTTGTTCCTCCTGTTGATGCATTGCTTATCCATAGAGGCATTACTCATTCTGTATTGTTTGCCGTACTTGCTCCTTTTGTTTTTGCTTGGCTGTTTCAGTTGCTTTTTAAGAAAAGAGAAGTTGATTACATAACATGGTACTTGTTGTTTTTCGTAGGGTTTGCATCGCATATATTTATTGATAGCCTCACAGCTTATGGTACTGCATTGTTCGAGCCATTTGATAATCATCGCATTTCGCTGCATACTATTTTTGTCGCAGATTTGTTGTACACGTTGCCTTTACTGGTGTGTGCAATTGCATTATTGGTAGTTAAAAATAAGCGAGTAGTATGGGCCACTTCCGGTATTGCAATAAGTACCATTTATATTTTTAGCTGTATGTTTAATAAAATGGAAGCCACCAATCAATTTCAGATAGGTTTGAAAGCACAGAATATTTCTTATAATAGATTAATTGCAACTCCAACTCCATTGAATAATGTATTATGGACAGCTATTGCGCAAACAGATTCGGGAGCATGGACAGCATACTATTCTAAATTTGATGACCAAGCTCCAAAAGAATTTTGCTATTTGCCTCAAAATAAACACTTGTTAGATTCGGTTGAAGATGTAACAACAATAGAGAAATTGAAATTATTTTCCGATGATTTTTATTGTGTTACTACTAAAGATGGGAAATTAAAGTATGTCGATTTGAGATTTGGACAGGTTGGTGGTTGGCACAATTGCAATGCTCCTTTTGCGTTTGAATATACACTTACGCGTGGCGCTGACAATAAAATGATTTTAGAAAAAGGTCGTTGGAATTCATCTTCTCTAAAGGATGAGCTAAATAAGCTATGGCTTAGAATAAAAGGAAAATAAATTTCTTGCAATTTATATTTCTTTCTCTGAAAACACGACACCAAATTCTTCTAATTCTTTTAATACCGGTTCGTAAATTTCTTTATGAGTAGGAATTTGCACTCCTGTTGCTTTTATTACTCCTTGTAAAATTAATTTTGCAGCAATAGCAGCCGGTAATCCAACAGTTTTTGCCATTGCTGTATATGTTTGATCTTCACCCAACACTACTAATGAAGAAGTAATAGTTTTTAGTTTTCCATCTCTCTTTTTTACACTAAATAAATGCTGCAATACAATCATATCTTTATCGTGCGGCATTAATTTCCATTTGCCTTCCAACAAAGCTTGCAGAGCCATTGCCGGGGTTGCATTTGGAATATTTATTTTCTTATCAGAAAATAAATCAAGCCATTCTATCTTTTTACTAACTGTAGAATCAGGTTGTATATTCAAGAAGTTGCATAGTTTTTCTTTTACAGAATTGCCTTTTAGGTGCGAAGGTAAAAGAGCTTCTATTAATTCAGCATAGGTTAGATTCTCTGCATTTTCAATTGAATATGAATCATCCGTTAAGCCTAATTGTACAAACACATTCCATGCTTCGCAAAAGCCCGGCATTCGCAGCGTGCCTCTCAGCATAGTTGGAATGGTTTCTAATCCGTAAACTTTGCGATATGATAACGAATCTCTATTGGCATACCCATCAAATGTACCATGTTCTTCCACAGAGATAGTTTCAATATCTTTAAAAACTCGACTGTACGGCTTATAATGGTATTTCCCATTCTCAATATACTTTGCTGTTCCTTGTCCTGCCAACACCACATTGCGAGGATTCCATGTAAATTTATATCCCCACGGATTGTTATTGCTTTCCGGAGCAATTAGCCCACCGCAGTAGGATTTGAACGAAATGATTTCTTCTCCTTCTTGTTTACATGCGTCAATAATTTTCATGGCGCTCATGTGGTCTATTCCGGGGTCTAAGCCAATTTCGTTTAGCAATAAAACTCCATTTCTTTTTGCTTCCCTATCCAAAGCCCCCATTTCTTTTGATACGTAACTGGCCGTAACTAAATGTTTTTTTTGTTTGATACACTCTACAGCTACCGAATAGTGCATTGTTGCAGGTAGCAATGAAATTACCAAAGAATGTTCTTTTACCAACTCCGATACTTTGGCAGCATCTTGTACATCAAATAAAACTGCAGCAGCCCTAGGATTATTTGCCGTTTTTTGCATAGCAACCTCTATTGATATATCAGCAATGGTTACTTGCCAATCAAGTGCAGCAGAATTGTCGAGTAAATATTTAATTAACGATGATGCTGACCGGCCGGCTCCTAATACAAGTATCTTTTTCATAGAAAAATTGAGTAATTTAAGAGTAGCAATTTACGATAAATATTGCATCCAATAAGTAGGATTGTTTTCATTAAAACAATTGAAGCAGTGAAGTAGTTTGCAATTATTAATTTAAAATGTAGAGTATGAATTTTAGAGTCTTTTATTTACTAGTTGGGTTGATGGGCGCAACAGCAGTAGCTTTAGGCGCTTTAGGGGCACATTTTTTAAAAACCTTTGTTGATTTAGGTGTTTTAACTCCTGCTAGCTTGGCTTCTTTTGAAACCGCAGTTAAATATCATTTGATACATAGTGTAGTTTTACTGATGTGTATTTATTTCGCCAAGCACTATAATAATTCGCTACTCAGAGCAGCTGCGTATCTTTTTTTTGCAGGAGTTATTTTATTCTCGGGTTCAATTTATTTTTTATCCACTAAAGCAATTACACAAATTGAAGGACTGTCCTGGCTTGGCCCAATAACGCCACTTGGCGGACTTTGCATGATAGCCGGATGGCTTTGCTTAGGATTTGGGTTATATAAAACAAAGCATCATTCACATTCACACCATAACGAACATCATTAATTAGTATGAGTTACATAAACTACATAGAGAAGCTTAAAAAAATTGCAGATATTAACTATGCATATGGATTGTTAAGTTGGGATCAAGAGGTGTATATGCCGGAAAATGGAGCAACCCGGAGGTCGGGGCAAATAGCTACTCTTGCTTCTGTTTCGCATCAATTATCTACCGATAACAATTTAGGAAGCTTGTTGACTGCTCTTTCTAAAGATGCCACACTAACAACTAAACAAAAAAGAAATGTAGAATTAAGTTTGAAAGACTACAACAAAAGTATAAAGCTGCCGTCTGATTTTGTGGAACTAATGAGTAAAACGGTTTCGGAAAGTTTTGTAGCGTGGCAAAAAGCAAAAACAACCAACGATTTTTCTGTTTTTGCTCCTAAGCTACACGAATTGGTAGAGCTAAAAAAGAAGCAAGCTGATTTGATGGGATATGAAAATCATCCGTACGATGCACTTATAGACACCTATGAGCCGGGGATTACAACAGCAGAGATAGATACATTGTTTAAAGATGTAAGAAATAAATTGGTGCCGTTTGTAAAACAAATTACTGCATTGCCGCAAACAGATGATTCTGTTATGTATCAGCACTTTCCTAAAAAAGAGCAATGGGATTTTGGAATTTATCTGTTGGAGCAAATGGGCTACGATTTTAAATCGGGCAGACAAGATATTTCATCGCATCCGTTTACTATTAATTTTGGAGCAAAGGATGTCCGTGTTACCACGCGAATAAATGAAAATGATTTGGCCGAAATGATTTGGAGTTGTATTCACGAAGGCGGTCATGCCTTGTATGAGCAAGGATTGCCTGATGATGAATACGCCTTGCCTTGCGGAGAAGCGGCATCGTTGGCTATACACGAATCACAGTCTCGTTTATGGGAAAATAATGTTGGCCGAGGATTGCCTTATTGGAAAAATAATTTTTCAAAAGCAAAGGAATTTTTTCCGGAGCAACTAAAAAACTGTTCGGTCGAAAATTTTTACAAAGCAATGAATTGTGTAAAGCCTTCTTTAATTCGTACATCTGCCGATGAGCTTACGTATCATTTTCATATTATGATCCGTTTTGAAATTGAAAAGTCGCTGTTAGAAGGAGCATTGAAAGTAGCAGAACTGCCGGAATATTGGAATGCAAAGTACAAGGAATATTTAGGAATAGATGTGCCCAATAATCAAAAAGGAGTATTACAAGATATTCATTGGTCGCACGGCAGCTTTGGATATTTTCCTACCTATTCGTTGGGAAGTTTTTATGCGGCACAATTTTATCAGCAAGCAAAAAAGGAACTACCTAGTTTAGAGAACGAAATTGAAAAAGGCAATATGCAGCCTCTCTTACATTGGTTGCGAGATAAAATACACGCACACGGAAGATTTTATACTGCTAATCAATTGTGTGAAAAAATTACAGGAGAGAAATTGAATTTCTCGTATTTCTATGAGTATGCAAAAGAAAAATATAGCGGTATTTATGGCGTGAAGCTTGTGTAGGCGTTTAAATACTTGCAGCAACTTTTTTTATGTTCTTGTGAAACTGATTGATAATACGGGTATGAAA from Bacteroidota bacterium includes these protein-coding regions:
- a CDS encoding SRPBCC family protein; protein product: MSTEISITTPDCEIVSSRVFNVSRELLFRAWSDPAYLQKWWGPAGFTNTFNEFDFRVGGKWSFIMHGPDKGNYANECEFIKIVAPSLIAWKRYSKPLFQVVATFEEVSVAKTQLVFKMLFNTAEECRKVKIFAVEKNEENFDRLEVVLAKMTV
- a CDS encoding acyltransferase: MGNTINKKLFGLDHLRAVAILFVFFFHYFILSNATLKWLPNFLKFGWTGVDLFFVLSGFLISVQLFLPIKLNQAIPIKQFFLKRFFRIIPLYLVVVCIYFCMPFFREKENLPPLWKFLTFTQNIGLDLNAFGAFSHAWSLCVEEHFYLLFPFILFLLHYTGLLKRAYWLVLAIFLLGFATRFYSFTQLYIPRIGQENGWMYWYKHIYYPTYNRLDGILVGVSIAAVYVFLPNVWNRIRNYGNFIFGFGLLILAGCYFLCYDKTAFNASIFGFPLIAIGYGFVVAAAVSETSFLYKWNSRLTTFIATISYSVYLTHKGVIHLTLTFLSDYVMHNNVRLLICMITCISFAYLLHFIVERPFMKWRSRMIEAK
- a CDS encoding TIGR03862 family flavoprotein, which translates into the protein MKKSIAIIGSGPASLILAATLDEALFDIVVYERNFAPARKFLVAGDGGFNLTHSEDMEQLITRYTPSIYLEKCLRSFTNIDLQKWLKQLHIETFIGSSKRVFPVKGIKPIDVLNAILYKLKSRNVRINTKHEWKGWNNKNELLFRNEEKEFVVNHDIVVFALGGASWSKTGSDGKWTAYFNEKGIETIPFQPSNCAFAINWDKDFIAKAEGQPLKNISVMCSKKEKKGEIVLTQFGVEGGAVYALSPEIRKQLEENTTATIFIDLKPTLTKETIFEKLNSAMNRTISKTLQNEIKLNELQIALLKSVLPKEDFVNPINLALRIKQLPLLITRMASIEDAISTVGGIALQETDENFQLTKLPNHYAIGEMLNWDAPTGGYLLQACFSMGYYLANLLNAKNN
- a CDS encoding DUF2461 domain-containing protein; protein product: MVTKKTFDFLKQLKKNNNKEWFDKNRATYEATKAEVSVLVEKLISELSKFEPQVAGLTPKQCLFRINRDVRFSKDKSPYKTTIGASINPGGKKSMIPGYYLHIEPGNSFLAGGMYMPPSDRLAAVRQEIDYNFMEFKKIISNKDFVSYFGKLDDSDKLTSLPRGYAKDNPAIELIKHKSFIVVHQLKDDEVLNTKFISIASKIFKAMQPLNKFLQRATD
- a CDS encoding AI-2E family transporter; this translates as MNISQNNIISFIILLVCIAATLVFPSIVLYLFIAFLMSIIGRPIKQFVLKINFKKNILPESVASLIALLVLLIFFFGTFTLFIPLVVNEIKLISSLSVTDITERLGEPIKRIEYFAQNLNIKELEKTSVQEFVTIKIRELLSFSWITDTLNNIVSTIGNFFVAIFTISFMTFYFLNEENLINIFFKTVFPKTYHGQIDSVIVHAKKLLTRYLIGIIIENLATGILLFIALSIFGIDNALLLAFIGGLLNIVPYIGPVFSSAIACVIALTTNTYLDFYTEWYILIIKVAGIFAVVQFIDNMFLQPYIFSNSVKAHPLEIFIVLIAAGNLFGITGMILAVPVYSILKIISMEIYSSLKKN
- a CDS encoding metal-dependent hydrolase, producing the protein MDSLTHIVLGASLGELIAGKKLGKKAMLIGALADTIPDFDVFANPFVPPVDALLIHRGITHSVLFAVLAPFVFAWLFQLLFKKREVDYITWYLLFFVGFASHIFIDSLTAYGTALFEPFDNHRISLHTIFVADLLYTLPLLVCAIALLVVKNKRVVWATSGIAISTIYIFSCMFNKMEATNQFQIGLKAQNISYNRLIATPTPLNNVLWTAIAQTDSGAWTAYYSKFDDQAPKEFCYLPQNKHLLDSVEDVTTIEKLKLFSDDFYCVTTKDGKLKYVDLRFGQVGGWHNCNAPFAFEYTLTRGADNKMILEKGRWNSSSLKDELNKLWLRIKGK
- a CDS encoding saccharopine dehydrogenase NADP-binding domain-containing protein, with the translated sequence MKKILVLGAGRSASSLIKYLLDNSAALDWQVTIADISIEVAMQKTANNPRAAAVLFDVQDAAKVSELVKEHSLVISLLPATMHYSVAVECIKQKKHLVTASYVSKEMGALDREAKRNGVLLLNEIGLDPGIDHMSAMKIIDACKQEGEEIISFKSYCGGLIAPESNNNPWGYKFTWNPRNVVLAGQGTAKYIENGKYHYKPYSRVFKDIETISVEEHGTFDGYANRDSLSYRKVYGLETIPTMLRGTLRMPGFCEAWNVFVQLGLTDDSYSIENAENLTYAELIEALLPSHLKGNSVKEKLCNFLNIQPDSTVSKKIEWLDLFSDKKINIPNATPAMALQALLEGKWKLMPHDKDMIVLQHLFSVKKRDGKLKTITSSLVVLGEDQTYTAMAKTVGLPAAIAAKLILQGVIKATGVQIPTHKEIYEPVLKELEEFGVVFSEKEI
- a CDS encoding DUF423 domain-containing protein gives rise to the protein MNFRVFYLLVGLMGATAVALGALGAHFLKTFVDLGVLTPASLASFETAVKYHLIHSVVLLMCIYFAKHYNNSLLRAAAYLFFAGVILFSGSIYFLSTKAITQIEGLSWLGPITPLGGLCMIAGWLCLGFGLYKTKHHSHSHHNEHH
- a CDS encoding carboxypeptidase M32 — protein: MSYINYIEKLKKIADINYAYGLLSWDQEVYMPENGATRRSGQIATLASVSHQLSTDNNLGSLLTALSKDATLTTKQKRNVELSLKDYNKSIKLPSDFVELMSKTVSESFVAWQKAKTTNDFSVFAPKLHELVELKKKQADLMGYENHPYDALIDTYEPGITTAEIDTLFKDVRNKLVPFVKQITALPQTDDSVMYQHFPKKEQWDFGIYLLEQMGYDFKSGRQDISSHPFTINFGAKDVRVTTRINENDLAEMIWSCIHEGGHALYEQGLPDDEYALPCGEAASLAIHESQSRLWENNVGRGLPYWKNNFSKAKEFFPEQLKNCSVENFYKAMNCVKPSLIRTSADELTYHFHIMIRFEIEKSLLEGALKVAELPEYWNAKYKEYLGIDVPNNQKGVLQDIHWSHGSFGYFPTYSLGSFYAAQFYQQAKKELPSLENEIEKGNMQPLLHWLRDKIHAHGRFYTANQLCEKITGEKLNFSYFYEYAKEKYSGIYGVKLV